In the genome of Candidatus Atribacteria bacterium, one region contains:
- a CDS encoding sugar ABC transporter permease, which translates to MHEDKFPGHKFLPYLLIAPSIAVIFIFLIGPFGQSIYESFFVSTPFGTNTIFVGLRNYIRLFSSPDYRSSVVTTFKFSAFVIIVGLSISLAIAQLLNQKIRGVGFYQVALIWTYAISPTVAGVIWASMFAPSTGLITYIISKLTGGYMMNWMTNGQLALFIVALAATWKMLGYNIIFFLAGLQNVPGEFLEAAQIDGASSWKAFWRITFPLLSPTTSFLLFVNMLYAFFQVFGLIDIMTHGGPGNATELLVYKLYRDGFIHLNTGFASAQSFMIFFVISVVAIVQLRIVTRKAIYFR; encoded by the coding sequence ATGCACGAAGATAAATTTCCCGGACATAAATTTTTACCTTACTTGCTTATTGCTCCCTCTATTGCGGTTATTTTTATCTTTTTAATCGGTCCTTTTGGCCAAAGTATTTATGAATCTTTTTTTGTTTCAACACCGTTTGGTACGAATACTATTTTTGTAGGACTTCGCAATTATATTCGTTTATTTTCTTCGCCAGATTATAGGAGCAGTGTGGTTACTACTTTTAAATTTTCTGCTTTTGTGATTATAGTAGGACTTTCTATTTCGCTGGCAATTGCTCAACTTTTGAATCAGAAAATCAGGGGAGTAGGATTCTATCAAGTTGCCCTTATCTGGACTTACGCTATCTCTCCGACAGTTGCTGGAGTAATATGGGCTTCAATGTTTGCACCATCAACCGGTCTTATTACCTATATAATCTCTAAACTAACAGGGGGATATATGATGAATTGGATGACCAATGGCCAGTTAGCCTTGTTTATAGTAGCGCTTGCCGCTACCTGGAAAATGTTAGGGTACAATATTATATTTTTTTTAGCTGGTTTACAAAACGTGCCAGGTGAATTTTTGGAGGCCGCTCAGATAGATGGCGCAAGTTCCTGGAAAGCATTTTGGCGCATAACTTTTCCCCTGCTTTCGCCCACCACCAGCTTTTTATTATTTGTTAATATGCTTTATGCTTTTTTCCAGGTTTTTGGATTAATAGATATTATGACACACGGTGGGCCTGGGAATGCTACCGAACTTCTGGTATATAAGTTGTATCGTGACGGCTTTATTCATCTAAATACCGGATTTGCTTCAGCTCAATCATTTATGATATTTTTTGTAATTTCTGTGGTAGCCATTGTTCAATTAAGAATAGTGACTAGAAAAGCTATTTATTTTCGGTAA